The sequence below is a genomic window from Chloroflexota bacterium.
AGGATTGCAATAGAGAAGGGGTGTAGTTATGGATGCTATCCACCGCGAGCGTATTGCTCGTCTGCAGGAAATCATGGCGACCCAAAATGTGGACGCGCTGTTAGTGTTGACATCAGAAGATTATGTCTACTTCACCGGCGACTTGCGTCGCCAACCTCGAGCCATCATCCCGCGAGAAGGCGATCCTATCTTGCTCGTCTTCGCCAGTGAGGTCGAAGAAGCGCGGGAGAACACTGGCTTGCAGGACATACGTCCCTATCGTGGCCTCCATGAGATGATGCTGGCTATCATGTCCTATTTCAAAACGGTGGGCGAGAGACCCCGTGTGGCTATCTCGATGGAGTTCGGGACGCCTGCTTTTCTGCTCGAGCGTTTCAAGATGGCGAACCCGCGCGTCGAGCTGGTGGATTCGAAGCCGCTTGTGTCGCCCTTGCGCCAGGTGAAGTCAGCGGAAGAGATAGACTTGATCCGCAAGGCCTCTGCTCTGGCCGACCTGGGCATTGAGACGGCCAAGCAGGTCATCCGCCCGGGCGTCACGGAATTGGACGTGGCCACCGAAGTCGAGTATGTGCTCAAGAAAAAGGGCATGGACCGGTTGTCTTTTCCCATGTTCGTGAACTCGGGCCGCCGTTCCCTCTGGCTCCATGGCACAGCCACACGCAAGGCGATTGAGTCCGGCGACCTGATTGTGGTGGACATCGGGCCGGTCTATCAGGGCTATTGTGCGGACATCTGCCGTACCTTTTCGGTTGGCGAACCATCCCAAAAGGCAGCGGAACTTTACAATCTGTATTATCGAATGCAGACCACCGCCTTGAATGAGGCTCAACCAGGCAAGCCATTGCATCGGATTGAGGAGCAAATCGAGAAACTGCTTGACCAGGCCGGCTATCGCGATTACTACCTGCGCGGTTTCATACATGGCATCGGCCTGGGGTTCGAGGAGACACCCTTCCCCACTATCTTCCCGGAGGACGTGTTGGTGCCGCTGGAAGAAGGGATGACCCTGGCGGTCGGGCATGCCATCCTATCGGTTCCCGGCATCGGTGGGGCGCGGGTAGAGGATACGGCACTGGTAACCGCCAGCGGAGCCCAACTCCTGACCCACGCACCGCGCGAGGGGATCATCGTCGTCTGAGGAGGATGAGTATGGCGAAAGGTACACAAAGGTTTGCAGTACATAGGCCGCTGGATGAAGTG
It includes:
- a CDS encoding aminopeptidase P family protein, with protein sequence MDAIHRERIARLQEIMATQNVDALLVLTSEDYVYFTGDLRRQPRAIIPREGDPILLVFASEVEEARENTGLQDIRPYRGLHEMMLAIMSYFKTVGERPRVAISMEFGTPAFLLERFKMANPRVELVDSKPLVSPLRQVKSAEEIDLIRKASALADLGIETAKQVIRPGVTELDVATEVEYVLKKKGMDRLSFPMFVNSGRRSLWLHGTATRKAIESGDLIVVDIGPVYQGYCADICRTFSVGEPSQKAAELYNLYYRMQTTALNEAQPGKPLHRIEEQIEKLLDQAGYRDYYLRGFIHGIGLGFEETPFPTIFPEDVLVPLEEGMTLAVGHAILSVPGIGGARVEDTALVTASGAQLLTHAPREGIIVV